A genomic region of Phragmites australis chromosome 2, lpPhrAust1.1, whole genome shotgun sequence contains the following coding sequences:
- the LOC133908405 gene encoding uncharacterized protein LOC133908405 — MAPSWSDLPSELLGVVLLHLPCLADRVYFAAVCRSWRFAAAGRVLVPAPQLPWLLLLPSADAPSFVSLLAGFTRRRLSLPDGARDARHCGSHEGGWFAVAADGWRRYELVNLFSRARIPLPERLRVPILGIVSCVIVRAVALSAPPTSPGCLAAALVCGASNLAFLRPGLDTHWMASETVDRLQDILYHEGEVLRGFHAVTDYEAVTVFTQGGAPGAAALMMASRSYRMQRRPGASSAGVSRYLVESRGKLLMVVRRFPSVEHGSSASTMPRQNRRFDILEMTVQAQPHGRHTASWEDLDGGLDGRVLFLARGCSRAFEASQFSGFQEGVYFLDDTSFDISLALSSGGNFPCSDIGWYSDRQITRGIKGFPSEFQSNCSSPAWVYP, encoded by the coding sequence ATGGCGCCGTCGTGGTCGGACCTGCCGTCGGAGCTCCTCGGAGTCGTCCTCCTCCACCTGCCCTGCCTCGCCGACCGCGTCTACTTCGCCGCCGTCTGCCGCTCCTGGCGCTTTGCCGCCGCCGGGCGGGTCCTCGTCCCGGCGCCGCAGCTCCCTTGGCTCCTACTCCTCCCGTCCGCCGACGCGCCCTCCTTTGTCAGCCTCCTTGCGGGCTTcactcgccgccgcctctccctcCCCGACGGCGCCCGCGACGCGCGCCACTGCGGCTCCCACGAAGGAGGCTGGTTCGCAGTCGCTGCTGACGGCTGGCGCAGGTACGAGCTCGTCAACCTCTTCTCAAGGGCGAGGATCCCTCTCCCCGAGAGGCTCAGGGTTCCTATCCTCGGCATCGTGAGCTGCGTGATCGTCCGCGCGGTCGCGCTCTCGGCGCCGCCCACCTCGCCGGGCtgcctcgccgccgcgctcgtgTGCGGCGCATCCAACCTCGCGTTCTTGCGCCCGGGGCTGGACACTCACTGGATGGCCTCCGAGACGGTGGACAGGCTCCAGGACATCCTGTACCACGAAGGCGAGGTGCTGCGAGGCTTCCACGCCGTCACCGACTACGAGGCGGTCACAGTGTTCACGCAGGGAGGCGCCCCCGGCGCGGCCGCCCTCATGATGGCCTCGAGATCCTACCGGATGCAGCGGCGGCCCGGCGCCTCCTCCGCCGGCGTGAGCCGCTACCTGGTGGAGTCCCGCGGGAAGCTGCTGATGGTCGTGCGCCGCTTCCCCTCCGTCGAACACGGGAGCAGCGCAAGCACCATGCCGCGCCAAAACCGCCGCTTCGATATCTTGGAGATGACAGTGCAGGCTCAGCCCCACGGCCGGCACACGGCTTCCTGGGAGGATCTCGACGGCGGCTTGGACGGGCGCGTGCTCTTCCTAGCTCGAGGCTGCTCCAGGGCGTTCGAGGCGTCCCAGTTCAGCGGGTTCCAGGAGGGCGTCTACTTCTTGGACGACACAAGCTTCGACATCTCCTTGGCGCTGTCGAGCGGGGGCAACTTTCCGTGCAGCGACATCGGCTGGTACTCGGACCGCCAGATTACTCGTGGGATCAAGGGTTTCCCGTCCGAATTCCAGTCGAATTGCTCGTCTCCAGCCTGGGTTTACCCTTGA
- the LOC133905486 gene encoding uncharacterized protein LOC133905486, which translates to MAGTYDTNVVIDDGTAIHITVMSSANDVMLFLQEFRSNTLIVGLATTRTRSRSSSSASAATACFLVHASIRFVGVGNNGDAQKLFEDYDLQVANTVDPSHVAAEALWWPLLQQAGLKAVARAVMGVQIDKPRRVTMSQWDTQVLTEQVRYTTINPFVSYEIGRQLLHDEY; encoded by the exons ATGGCGGGCACGTACGACACTAACGTCGTCATAGACGACGGCACCGCGATCCACATCACCGTCATGTCGTCGGCCAACGACGTCATGCTCTTCCTCCAGGAGTTCAGGAGCAATACCCTGATCGTCGGCCTGGCGACCACCCGAACAAGATCGCGGTCCTCCAGCTCTGCGTCGGCTGCCACTGCCTG CTTCCTCGTGCACGCAAGCATCCGCTTCGTCGGCGTCGGCAACAACGGGGACGCTCAGAAGTTGTTCGAAGACTATGACCTTCAGGTGGCCAACACGGTGGACCCGAGCCACGTCGCCGCGGAGGCGCTGTGGTGGCCGTTGCTCCAGCAGGCGGGGCTGAAGGCCGTGGCGCGTGCGGTGATGGGCGTGCAGATCGACAAGCCGCGGAGGGTGACCATGAGCCAGTGGGACACCCAAGTTCTGACGGAGCAGGTTAGGTACACCACCATCAACCCCTTCGTGTCCTACGAGATTGGTCGTCAGCTGCTTCACGACGAGTACTAA